One genomic segment of Brevibacillus laterosporus LMG 15441 includes these proteins:
- a CDS encoding VWA domain-containing protein, whose translation MFVRHQRVDRFVFDAYFRSSRIAKEWVEETMRKSPWFSEALLFDFFLAFYLKQPEVNEVSDAVPFHRWMVRSLLRQHFYQSIHPRTIASESASFKTASKALMWLVSSFEEEVQRRKKMDKILGVSDQSQQGQNIDQQSSDPEQTDQLLERLTQKQQEQLRLVGYTLQQGKQMVEDKEESQSARPLAEEEVQLLRSRIIEMQEEMKTNYIKRPKLLQKVKKLEAELMQRQKQVERLIKQEKSAIQHLEQELGDWLQQSLKKSLQTEEQDTSYLFALVEASQRFSNRRWGSDLGKLRRETYEKYLKWVEQLSKHPDLLHFLQEVGRNVHEFSMRKKKRKERRMPEEYDDLRQSGDLSHLLASEALLLADPDLETYFMVKALEQKLLTYDTIGWRDEPPSGPVICMLDSSHSMRGAKLRLAQIFVMTFAAISLLEKRDFMLMLFGTKGEVIERPLYYKKPDWMGFYELAQQAFGGGTNFDEPIKRGIQILYENPKFEAADFVMITDGIGEISPPVRQLLGQMAVDKQVKLHSLIMGTARQHLVQTYDLIGISHQVRFATSWETNDPQNSGLFLDVFAP comes from the coding sequence ATGTTTGTACGACACCAGCGTGTAGATCGCTTTGTGTTTGATGCTTATTTTCGTTCTTCTCGTATTGCAAAGGAATGGGTCGAGGAAACGATGCGTAAATCGCCATGGTTTAGTGAGGCCCTGTTGTTTGATTTCTTCTTAGCTTTTTATTTGAAGCAGCCAGAGGTAAATGAAGTTAGTGATGCTGTTCCTTTTCATCGTTGGATGGTTCGTTCTTTGTTGCGTCAGCATTTTTACCAAAGTATTCATCCAAGAACCATAGCTAGCGAGAGCGCCTCCTTTAAAACGGCGAGTAAGGCACTTATGTGGCTAGTCTCTAGCTTTGAAGAAGAGGTACAGCGGCGTAAAAAAATGGACAAGATACTAGGTGTTTCAGACCAATCACAGCAAGGGCAAAATATTGACCAGCAATCGAGTGATCCTGAGCAAACGGATCAGCTACTAGAACGCTTGACCCAAAAACAGCAGGAGCAATTACGGTTGGTAGGCTACACCTTACAGCAGGGGAAGCAAATGGTAGAGGATAAGGAAGAATCTCAATCTGCTCGTCCGCTGGCAGAAGAAGAGGTGCAATTACTGCGCAGTCGAATCATAGAGATGCAAGAAGAGATGAAAACGAATTATATAAAGCGTCCCAAGCTGTTGCAGAAGGTAAAAAAGCTGGAAGCAGAATTGATGCAGAGACAAAAGCAGGTAGAGCGTCTCATAAAGCAAGAAAAGTCGGCAATACAGCACCTAGAACAGGAATTGGGTGACTGGTTACAGCAATCTTTAAAGAAGTCATTACAGACAGAAGAGCAGGATACCTCATATTTGTTTGCCTTGGTAGAGGCGAGTCAACGTTTCTCGAATCGACGGTGGGGAAGTGATCTGGGGAAACTCAGAAGGGAAACATATGAAAAGTATTTAAAATGGGTGGAGCAGCTTTCCAAGCATCCAGACCTACTACACTTTTTGCAGGAAGTGGGACGTAATGTTCACGAATTTTCTATGCGTAAAAAAAAGCGTAAAGAACGACGTATGCCGGAAGAATATGATGATTTAAGGCAGAGTGGAGATTTGTCTCATTTATTGGCGAGTGAAGCATTGTTACTTGCTGATCCTGATTTAGAAACCTATTTTATGGTTAAGGCGTTGGAACAAAAATTACTAACATACGATACGATAGGCTGGCGCGATGAGCCTCCTAGTGGACCTGTAATTTGCATGTTGGACAGTTCTCATTCTATGCGAGGTGCAAAGCTTCGGTTAGCCCAAATTTTTGTTATGACCTTTGCAGCTATCTCTTTATTGGAAAAACGTGATTTTATGCTTATGCTATTTGGCACAAAGGGCGAGGTTATTGAACGACCCTTGTATTATAAAAAGCCGGATTGGATGGGGTTTTATGAGCTAGCTCAGCAGGCTTTTGGTGGAGGCACTAATTTCGATGAGCCAATAAAGCGGGGCATACAGATATTGTATGAGAATCCCAAGTTCGAAGCTGCTGATTTCGTTATGATAACTGATGGGATTGGAGAAATATCTCCGCCGGTGCGTCAATTATTGGGCCAGATGGCTGTGGATAAGCAGGTTAAATTGCATTCCTTAATCATGGGAACGGCACGACAGCATCTCGTTCAGACCTATGACCTGATTGGGATTTCCCATCAGGTACGCTTTGCTACCTCATGGGAAACCAATGACCCACAGAACAGCGGACTCTTCCTTGATGTGTTTGCTCCATAG
- a CDS encoding 5'-3' exonuclease, with product MKNKILLLDGMSFLFRAFYASSWTGSIRQTKSGLYTNAVYGFTKMMLDYADLIQPTHLIVAWDVASRESLLRSQWYDGYKSNRVEPPAELIPQFSLVKEVTQAFSIPNVGLSGYEGDDILGTLSKRFAEEGHEVIICSGDYDSLQLVCDQVHVKILKNGGKHEHYCPQSLLEQKGITSAQVIDVKALQGDTSDCIPGCPGIGEKTAVKLITEHGTLDNLYANVDSLTPKMRAKLTENKEQVYLSQKLATILSDAPVELMLEEASWEYDPVLVLEKMNELEFSKTMLARIG from the coding sequence TTGAAGAATAAAATTTTACTATTGGATGGCATGAGCTTTCTTTTCCGTGCATTTTATGCCTCCTCATGGACAGGCAGTATTCGTCAAACCAAAAGCGGCTTGTACACAAATGCTGTCTATGGTTTTACCAAAATGATGCTTGATTATGCAGACCTCATTCAACCAACTCATTTGATCGTTGCTTGGGATGTTGCTTCACGCGAGTCCTTATTGCGTAGTCAATGGTACGATGGGTATAAATCGAATCGAGTCGAACCACCTGCCGAGTTAATTCCTCAGTTCTCGCTGGTGAAGGAGGTTACCCAGGCTTTCTCTATACCTAATGTAGGCTTGTCAGGTTATGAAGGGGACGATATCTTAGGTACGTTATCCAAACGATTTGCTGAAGAAGGTCATGAAGTAATCATATGCTCGGGTGACTATGACAGCCTGCAGCTTGTCTGTGATCAGGTACATGTTAAAATTTTGAAAAACGGCGGGAAACATGAGCATTACTGCCCGCAGTCCTTACTCGAACAAAAAGGTATTACATCTGCTCAGGTTATTGATGTAAAAGCCCTGCAAGGAGATACCTCTGATTGTATCCCCGGTTGTCCTGGCATTGGGGAAAAAACAGCAGTGAAATTAATAACAGAGCATGGTACCCTAGATAATCTGTATGCTAATGTAGATTCGCTAACACCTAAAATGCGAGCCAAATTGACAGAGAATAAAGAACAAGTATATCTAAGTCAAAAATTAGCAACCATTCTATCTGATGCTCCTGTGGAGTTGATGTTAGAAGAAGCAAGCTGGGAATATGATCCAGTATTGGTTTTAGAAAAAATGAATGAATTAGAATTTAGTAAAACGATGCTTGCGCGGATTGGATAA
- a CDS encoding alpha/beta-type small acid-soluble spore protein yields MAANNNSSNNLLVPQANQALDQLKYEIATEFGVQLGPDTTSRQNGSVGGEITKRLVSFAEQQLAR; encoded by the coding sequence ATGGCAGCTAACAACAATTCTAGCAACAACCTTTTAGTTCCTCAAGCTAACCAAGCTCTTGACCAATTGAAATACGAAATCGCTACTGAATTCGGCGTACAATTGGGACCAGACACTACTTCTCGCCAAAACGGATCTGTTGGTGGAGAAATCACGAAGCGCCTTGTTTCTTTCGCTGAGCAACAACTAGCTCGCTAA